The proteins below are encoded in one region of Reichenbachiella sp. 5M10:
- a CDS encoding TonB-dependent receptor, which produces MKKRLLKAFALKSALLSIVLTLCLLGTHGLTVQAAAEGNKADITVKGKVTDPADGSSLPGVNVLVKGTASGTVTDMEGNYSITVDEAGTLVFSFIGYLSQEVPVAGRSTIDVGLEMDIQSLEEVVVVGYGEQRRSEVTGAISSVSSKDVVSVPVATADQALQGRAAGVTVINNGSPGTSPTVTIRGLNSTSNNGPLYVIDGVISSGMGSLNPNDIESIQVLKDASTTAVYGSKGSNGVIMITTKSGVSGKVTVDINAYAGTQWTTKRYDLLDTDEYIQYATDAFGAPTRMTDPQYASMLDNNTDWQDEIFQKGMMQNYNVGVSGGGENSNYRISAGYLSQEGIIVSTGMDRYNFRANSNFTLGRLKVGENISIAISEQNPETSNGGRSVIEHAIKSAPYLPVNNASNLGGYQGPNSSIDGQDAENPVRILEMGSIADKRMTVIGNVYAELEIIKGLKFKTQVGGEFQNFDYRLFKPSYDDDSEGATHTQNYALIGHSNGSLRTVILTNSLNYSKTIAENHNIEVLALAEQTSTQTENLNARSNNYISDDVNQVSTTDVNLSSYTNEYFRMGYLGRLNYNYAGKYLIGASIRTDASSRFGENNRWGTFPSVSAGWRISEEAFLKGVNMISNLKVRGSWGKTGNDNIGNYLYSTNIVSNFHYGINGGDALGATASGLANPNLKWEETSMTNFGLDLGLMSNQVTLSAEYYINRSSDILMPRVLPLSSGFHNGSVVENIGEMETKGIELNLGFQDFEGDFQWSASLLFGTSRNEVLGLGENEAITGATFEGQDISRTEVGHPAFQFYGWQFDGIFQNQGEVDAHATQPNAEAGDFRIVDVDGDGVITDDDRTFIGNPFPDFSYGLNLGASYKGFDFSLFFNGVAGNDVYNTNIYDLEGMPRLFNSGTAVLDRWTGDGTSNSVPRAGGAGTNLQTSSRFVEDGSFSRLRNVTLGYDLTQIGNLQNIFTSCRIYVSGQNLLTFTKYSGLDPEIGAYTNREVNSPPGAIGSVPTNANGQPTGNFESGVDRGNYPMPKSFIAGIEITF; this is translated from the coding sequence ATGAAAAAACGATTACTGAAAGCATTTGCACTGAAAAGTGCTTTGCTATCGATTGTTTTGACTCTATGTCTTCTAGGGACTCATGGGTTGACTGTGCAAGCAGCAGCTGAGGGCAACAAAGCGGACATCACAGTCAAAGGAAAAGTGACGGATCCAGCGGATGGATCGAGCCTACCCGGTGTCAATGTCCTCGTCAAGGGCACAGCCAGTGGTACGGTGACTGATATGGAGGGAAACTACTCCATCACGGTGGATGAAGCAGGGACTCTAGTCTTTAGTTTCATAGGGTACCTGTCCCAAGAAGTACCTGTAGCGGGACGATCTACCATAGACGTAGGCTTGGAGATGGATATCCAATCACTGGAAGAAGTGGTGGTCGTAGGGTATGGTGAGCAGCGTAGATCCGAAGTGACCGGAGCGATCAGTTCGGTGTCCTCCAAAGACGTCGTATCAGTACCTGTCGCTACGGCTGATCAAGCCCTACAGGGGAGAGCAGCAGGGGTCACTGTGATCAACAACGGTTCGCCAGGGACCTCACCTACCGTGACAATACGTGGGCTCAATAGCACCAGCAACAACGGACCTCTGTATGTGATCGATGGTGTGATTTCGTCAGGTATGGGGAGTTTGAACCCTAATGATATCGAGTCGATCCAGGTTCTCAAAGATGCGTCTACTACGGCAGTGTACGGTTCGAAAGGATCAAATGGCGTCATCATGATCACTACCAAAAGTGGCGTCTCAGGCAAAGTAACTGTAGATATCAATGCCTACGCAGGGACACAGTGGACAACCAAGCGATACGATTTGCTCGATACGGATGAATACATCCAATACGCCACGGATGCCTTCGGAGCACCTACCAGAATGACCGACCCGCAGTATGCATCGATGTTGGACAACAATACGGACTGGCAAGACGAAATTTTCCAAAAAGGCATGATGCAAAACTACAACGTAGGTGTGTCTGGTGGTGGTGAAAACAGCAATTACCGCATTTCGGCAGGATACCTCTCACAAGAAGGGATCATCGTGAGTACGGGTATGGATCGCTACAACTTCAGAGCGAATAGCAATTTTACCTTGGGACGATTGAAAGTCGGAGAGAATATCTCCATCGCGATCAGCGAACAAAATCCAGAGACGAGCAACGGTGGACGATCGGTCATCGAGCATGCTATCAAATCTGCTCCTTATCTCCCGGTAAACAATGCCTCCAATCTTGGGGGATATCAAGGCCCTAATAGCTCTATCGATGGACAGGATGCTGAAAATCCCGTGCGGATTCTAGAAATGGGATCGATAGCTGACAAGCGGATGACTGTGATTGGCAATGTCTATGCTGAGCTTGAGATCATCAAGGGGTTGAAATTCAAAACCCAAGTAGGGGGAGAATTTCAGAATTTCGACTATAGGCTATTCAAACCATCCTACGATGACGATAGCGAAGGAGCGACACACACACAAAATTATGCACTCATTGGACATAGCAATGGCTCGTTGCGTACGGTGATCTTGACCAATAGTCTGAATTACTCAAAGACTATCGCAGAAAATCACAACATTGAAGTATTGGCCTTGGCCGAGCAAACGTCTACCCAGACTGAAAATTTGAATGCGAGAAGCAACAACTACATCTCGGATGATGTGAATCAAGTGTCAACTACGGATGTCAATTTGTCCTCTTACACCAACGAGTACTTCCGAATGGGCTATCTCGGTAGACTCAACTACAACTATGCTGGCAAGTACTTGATTGGTGCGTCGATCCGTACGGATGCTTCGTCACGATTTGGAGAAAACAACAGATGGGGGACCTTCCCTTCGGTATCTGCTGGATGGAGAATCAGCGAGGAGGCTTTCTTGAAAGGGGTGAACATGATCAGCAATTTGAAAGTACGAGGTAGCTGGGGGAAAACGGGTAATGACAACATCGGAAACTACCTGTATTCTACCAATATCGTGTCCAATTTCCACTACGGAATCAATGGAGGGGATGCTCTCGGAGCAACTGCCTCTGGTCTCGCCAACCCCAACCTAAAATGGGAGGAGACCTCCATGACCAACTTCGGGTTGGATCTCGGCTTGATGAGCAATCAGGTGACTTTGTCAGCCGAGTACTACATCAACCGTAGCAGCGATATCCTGATGCCACGTGTTTTGCCACTTTCTTCTGGTTTTCACAACGGTAGTGTGGTAGAAAATATTGGCGAAATGGAGACCAAGGGGATCGAGTTGAACCTCGGCTTCCAAGATTTTGAAGGGGACTTCCAGTGGTCTGCTTCTTTGTTGTTTGGGACGAGCAGAAACGAAGTGCTCGGTTTGGGCGAAAATGAAGCCATCACAGGAGCTACCTTTGAAGGCCAAGACATCTCAAGAACCGAAGTAGGCCATCCTGCTTTTCAGTTCTATGGATGGCAGTTTGATGGCATCTTCCAAAACCAAGGGGAGGTAGATGCACATGCGACACAACCCAATGCCGAGGCGGGAGATTTCCGAATCGTGGATGTGGATGGAGACGGAGTGATCACTGATGATGACCGCACATTTATTGGCAACCCTTTTCCAGACTTCTCTTATGGATTGAACTTGGGTGCTTCGTACAAGGGCTTTGATTTTAGCTTGTTTTTCAACGGTGTGGCGGGCAATGATGTGTACAATACCAATATCTACGATCTCGAAGGAATGCCCCGATTGTTCAACTCTGGTACGGCTGTACTGGACAGATGGACAGGCGATGGGACATCCAATTCGGTACCAAGAGCGGGTGGTGCAGGTACGAACCTACAGACATCTAGTCGCTTTGTGGAGGACGGTTCATTTTCTCGGTTGAGAAATGTGACTTTGGGTTATGACTTGACACAGATCGGAAACCTACAGAATATATTCACTAGCTGTAGAATCTATGTCAGTGGACAAAACCTATTGACATTCACCAAATACTCAGGGCTAGATCCAGAGATAGGAGCCTATACCAATAGAGAGGTAAACTCGCCTCCAGGAGCGATCGGTTCTGTGCCGACCAATGCCAATGGACAGCCTACAGGCAACTTCGAGTCTGGAGTGGATAGAGGAAACTACCCTATGCCTAAGTCTTTCATCGCGGGTATTGAAATCACATTCTAA